Proteins encoded within one genomic window of Manis pentadactyla isolate mManPen7 chromosome 4, mManPen7.hap1, whole genome shotgun sequence:
- the PNRC2 gene encoding proline-rich nuclear receptor coactivator 2 isoform X2 — MGGGERYNIPAPQSRNISKNQQQLSRPKTKDQNSQMKIVHKKKERGHTYNSSAAAWQAMQNGGKNKNFPNNQNWSSSLSSPSLLFKSQTNQNYAGAKFSEPPSPSVLPKPPSHWVPVSFNPSDKEIMTFQLKTLLKVQV; from the coding sequence ATGGGTGGTGGAGAGAGGTATAACATTCCAGCCCCTCAATCTAGAAATATTAGTAAGAACCAACAACAGCTTAGTAGACCGAAGACCAAGGACCAGAATTCCCAGATGAAGATTGttcataagaaaaaagaaaggggacatacGTATAACTCTTCAGCAGCTGCATGGCAGGCCATGCAAAATGGgggaaagaacaaaaattttccaaataatCAAAATTGGAGCTCTAGCTTATCAAGTCCTAGCTTACTTTTTAAGTCTCAAACTAACCAGAACTATGCTGGAGCCAAATTTAGTGAGCCACCATCGCCAAGTGTTCTTCCTAAGCCACCAAGCCACTGGGTTCCTGTTTCCTTTAATCCTTCTGATAAGGAAATAATGACATTTCAACTTAAAACCTTACTTAAAGTACAGGTATAA
- the PNRC2 gene encoding proline-rich nuclear receptor coactivator 2 isoform X1, with translation MSISFSNSLQGLHHPGPMGHGTREPGRRGGGCCPGAHAPSQAPSAPGVSGTPRFQTPGVAARRWCSQRRWWATSRALEYREPQGGRLGEARGGDAAGPAGAGPDRLLSGRFSNPRQQPPLRRPRWAPATGGGPCIIGRAACRRVLIGRCASRPRSCARCRLHFVGRGRRRWWVRDGGGQQLVHRCSRALFVACLVSPWKGRGASTPSRSRRRCSLELEVARTSLKLVC, from the exons ATGTCCATTTCCTTCAGTAATTCCCTACAGGGGTTACACCACCCGGGACCTATGGGCCACGGGACCCGGGAGCCTGGGCGCCGAGGTGGAGGCTGCTGCCCCGGAGCCCACGCCCCTTCCCAGGCGCCGAGCGCGCCCGGAGTGTCGGGGACGCCGCGGTTCCAGACCCCGGGAGTCGCGGCGAGGCGCTGGTGCTCGCAGCGCCGGTGGTGGGCAACCAGCCGCGCCCTGGAGTACCGGGAGCCGCAAGGCGGGCGTCTTGGAGAAGCCCGCGGAGGGGATGCGGCTGGGCCCGCAGGAGCCGGTCCCGACAGGCTTCTTTCCGGGAGGTTTTCAAACCCTCGGCAACAACCTCCCCTCCGTCGTCCCCGTTGGGCCCCAGCAACAGGCGGTGGCCCGTGTATCATTGGCCGGGCTGCGTGTCGGCGTGTTTTGATTGGCCGCTGCGCCTCCCGGCCCCGCTCCTGCGCTCGCTGCCGCCTCCATTTTGTCGGTAGAggcaggaggaggtggtgggTCCGGGACGGAGGTGGTCAGCAGCTGGTTCATCGGTGCTCGCGGGCCTTGTTCGTGGCGTGCCTCGTCTCTCCCTGGAAAGGGAGGGGGGCCTCGACGCCGAGCCGGAGCCGCCGCCGCTGTAGTCTCGAGCTCGAAGTCG CTAGGACTTCTCTCAAACTTGTGTGCTGA